In Deltaproteobacteria bacterium, a genomic segment contains:
- the nadB gene encoding L-aspartate oxidase, which translates to MDFTSDFLVLGSGIAGLSFAIKASILGSVTMVTKKEKSESSTNYAQGGIAVVLDKEDSFEDHIRDTLICGGGLCREDTVRFVVSEGPDRIRELVQWGVNFTKSANGSSSGYDLEREGGHSKRRVIHAQDLTGREIERALHEKASKRPNIRIFENHIAIDLILQSRLTRQESPAGRDRCLGAYVYDIQNNDVHTFQARFIILATGGAGKVYLITTNPDIATGDGIAMAYRAGAEVANMELIQFHPTCLFHPEAKSFLISEAVRGEGGILRLQDGSAFMKKYHPMESLAPRDIVAQAIDTELKISGDEYVLLDITHRGRDFITDRFPGIYGKCLEYGIDITTDQIPVVPAAHYLCGGVDVDHYGQTNIDRLFALGEVSCTGLHGANRLASNSLLEAVVYAHRAFIKIVELFARNAQSNVDIPPWDPRGATESDESVVVSHNWDEIRRCMWNYVGIVRSNKRLARAKRRIEMISNEINEYYHNFLITKDLIELRNITTVATLIVECAMMRKESRGLHYNLDYPAKDDVNWLKDTRIVRKQKTE; encoded by the coding sequence ATGGACTTCACTTCCGACTTCCTCGTGCTGGGCAGCGGAATCGCCGGATTGTCTTTCGCTATCAAGGCGTCGATTCTGGGCTCGGTCACCATGGTGACAAAAAAAGAAAAGTCCGAATCAAGCACCAACTACGCGCAAGGTGGCATTGCCGTGGTTCTGGACAAGGAAGACAGCTTCGAAGACCATATTCGCGATACCCTCATTTGCGGCGGTGGTCTTTGCCGGGAAGATACGGTTCGCTTCGTGGTCAGCGAGGGGCCGGATCGTATCCGGGAACTGGTGCAATGGGGCGTCAATTTCACCAAATCGGCAAATGGTTCCTCTTCCGGATATGACCTGGAACGCGAGGGCGGTCACTCCAAGCGACGGGTTATCCACGCCCAGGACCTGACAGGCCGGGAAATTGAGCGCGCCCTTCATGAAAAAGCAAGCAAACGCCCGAATATCCGCATCTTCGAAAACCACATCGCCATCGATTTGATCCTGCAATCAAGGTTGACGCGGCAGGAATCCCCCGCAGGAAGGGACCGTTGCCTCGGGGCCTATGTTTACGATATTCAGAACAACGACGTGCATACCTTCCAGGCCCGCTTCATCATTTTGGCCACAGGAGGAGCGGGAAAGGTCTATCTCATCACGACCAATCCCGATATCGCCACGGGCGACGGCATTGCGATGGCTTACCGGGCAGGCGCGGAAGTTGCCAACATGGAGTTGATCCAGTTCCACCCGACCTGCCTCTTCCACCCGGAAGCCAAATCATTCCTGATCAGCGAAGCGGTTCGCGGTGAAGGGGGCATCCTCCGCCTGCAAGACGGTTCGGCCTTCATGAAGAAATATCATCCCATGGAAAGCCTTGCGCCACGTGATATCGTCGCCCAGGCCATCGACACGGAGTTGAAGATTTCAGGCGATGAGTATGTCCTTTTAGACATCACCCACCGTGGGCGGGATTTCATTACAGATCGCTTTCCCGGTATCTACGGGAAATGCCTGGAATATGGCATCGATATCACGACCGACCAGATTCCGGTTGTGCCCGCGGCCCATTATCTTTGCGGCGGTGTCGACGTCGATCATTACGGCCAGACTAATATTGACAGGCTTTTCGCTTTGGGCGAGGTTTCCTGCACGGGCCTCCACGGGGCAAACCGGCTGGCCAGCAATTCTCTCCTGGAGGCAGTCGTTTACGCTCACCGCGCCTTTATAAAGATCGTCGAGCTTTTCGCCCGAAACGCTCAAAGCAACGTCGACATACCACCATGGGATCCGCGGGGCGCGACCGAAAGCGATGAATCGGTGGTCGTCTCACATAATTGGGATGAAATCCGGCGGTGTATGTGGAATTACGTGGGAATTGTCCGCTCCAACAAACGTCTGGCCCGGGCCAAACGGAGAATCGAGATGATTTCCAATGAAATCAATGAGTACTATCATAATTTCCTCATCACCAAGGATCTCATTGAACTTCGTAACATAACCACAGTCGCCACGTTGATCGTGGAATGCGCCATGATGCGCAAGGAAAGCCGGGGACTGCACTACAACCTCGATTATCCGGCGAAAGACGATGTAAACTGGCTGAAGGATACCCGTATCGTCAGGAAGCAGAAAACGGAATAA